The following is a genomic window from Rhododendron vialii isolate Sample 1 chromosome 9a, ASM3025357v1.
AATGAAGTATACAGAAAGCACCCAGAACTGGAATGAAGTTTATAGTAAGCACCATGGTTGtcaatggaaattgataaatcCACACTTCTCTCTGATAACATAACCCCCCCTCTCACGTGGTAAAGCCATTGTGAGAGAAAAGATTGCGGCTCCAAGAAAGAAGACTGGATTTAGCAGCCTCTTTTTGAAACTGCAAGATGTACAAACTACTTCAAGTTTTAAACCGGCAATGTTCAGAGTCTTTGGACTTTGTCAAGGTAACCGGAAGCTGCCAAGGCAAGCCAAcagaattttgattttgaagttcAAATTTCGCTGTTTCGCATAGGCAGATTGAGGTAATCACAAATTCTTTGCGTCTTTATAATTCATCATACAATATTCAGTTGCCTTTAAGGTAACCATATCCGTTAAGAAGAATTAATAGTATCCCAGTTCTGTACATataaaccaaaaattaaatagaAAGCATCATCTTGTAATTGAGCTTTCATtaaggaaaagaaggaaaccTGATCTATATCCTCACACACAGCAAGTTCCTCATGCCCATAAGGGTAACTGTTTCATACATAACCATCATTAGAAAGAAGCTCTACAAGGGCATATAACCTCAGAAGCtggaaaattttgaactttaaCAGAAAGCTTACAGTAAGCCAAACTTGGAATATAACTTCTTACGATCATCTCGAGTAAGCTCAGTGCCAATGCTGCATCCACGTAAATGACCAAAAAGAAAGTGTTACTAAGTTGAACTAATAGACCACCATCTCTGATGAAATAACTGAAATAGATGATTACAAAGTTCTGAACAGTGATTACACCTGTTGATGGTGATATTAACAGCTCTTCTGTCAGCTTCAAAGGCAAGGAGGTCAGACATGATCTCTGCAGTGGCTCCACCAAGTTTCTATTCGCAAAATTCACATATACTACAGTAGGTGAAAAAAGGAAACGGCAACCTTTATAATAAGAGAATGAAACAAGCATTTATGCATTGGGCAGTTAACACTAACCTGACAAAACCTGTAGAAATCCTCGAGGTATGCCTTGTACAGAGTATTCCTCATTATTTCAATGTTCATGTCATCCAGATCCTGCCAGTCGCATGATTGTTAAACGTAAGCAAAAAACATGATGTACCATACTTGACCTTGAAATTATTCTATGATAAGGTAGCGAAGTATAACTCAGTTCTTCTAGATAGTTAAACATGTTACATATGAGAAGCCATTTTAGTACTATTGATCTCACAACTGAATTTGCAACTGCAGGTCAAATAGAAAGGCGTAAATCGTTTTGTTCTTGCCTAATTTGACAGAAAAACCATTACAGTATTGGTTATAGTGGTACTTGTGATGTAGTTAATCTAGAAATCCTTTTTCAGTTTACATCACTCAGCAGACAATTCAAGTTCTTCATGGCATCAGACAAGCAAATCTGTGTGTTACTGTGTCAAGATACAAAGAAAGTGGGAAGGAGACATGAAAAGCAATTAGTACCTCAGACGTGATACACTCAGAGAAGTATGGAGCCAATGGTGTGTCAACAAGAACAAGTCTATAGAGCTCCCGCATATTCTGAGCGACTGCCAAAGTAGCAATGCTGAGGGAAAAATCAAGACATTCATTACCTCATTAGTAGGTAAGACATTATAGCGTTATAGTTTAGTAGCTAAAACATAATTACAAACATGAATTGAGGATACATTACCTATCAAACATGCCTAAAGGATGGCATTTCTCTAGCAGTTCATGAACATCTCTTTCATGCAAGGTTCCGGTCACGATCAGGACAACATTGTCAATCATGTGACCATACCTGTAAAATAAGAAGAAATCAGGTTTTAAGAACGATCTACTTACTCAGCTAAGCATTAATTCTGAAGTTCAGTAAAGTAAACATTCATCCTCATCCTGCCAGATATAGTGTAAGTGAACACATCAAAGTAAGATCAACTGCACGCCTACATGCCCAAACAATGTTCATACCAGTCTAAGATTAGAGCTCATCCACCACGAGTCCTTTttatgatccgagtcgttcatttcTTAAGTtccaaaattcataaaaagTAGCTTATTTGGACATTAGTAGCCATTTGATTGGATTCCCTTTATCATGAAAAATCGTAATGATCACAAGTTTTGGCCAGCCATTTTTTCCACAATTCGATCAGGCAAGAACTTACTGATATCCGATCAACCTGATTCTTACCATGGCAACATAAACCGCTCAGATCATTAATATGATACCTGTGCTACACCCCACAAGCTAGACTGATCCATGTCCAAGATTTCACTTCAAGCAATAGTTAATGCAATTACGCGAAATTTGAGCCTAATTAAAGGGTCCCAGCTACCCAAAGCTCGACATTGACACACAAATGCAACTCAAATAGTAAGTAGCAAAATCAGAAGTGATTATAGAAGTATAACTGTGCTCACTTTTCTTCAAAGATAAGGTTCATGTGACATCACTTGGCCTGCCAATAGAAGTAtaagcaggaaaaaaaaaaaaaaaaacataaacctACAAGAGACCTGTACCTTGAGGGAAAAACGGGTCCATGCATATAGAAAACAACTTCCGAACTTCATAAAATGAATCACTTTGGTTCACGATTGGGCGTGATCCAAGCACAAGCATCTAAAGCAACAATTTTCGTGTAAAACATATTTTGTTTCTTACTATTACTACATCTTCATCCGATGCAAACCACCTGGTGCCCACCTGCTGCCCGTTGGTGGAAACGTTATATGAGGATTATCGGGTTTTGGTGCTTGAAGGGGTGGTGTTAAGTATGGAAAGCCTAATCCAATGACCCAAGAAGGCTTCCTCACCACCCAAAACAGAcaacaaaaaagggaaaaccaTGTTTTCACATCATAGACTACATGAGCCAAGGTATCACCCTTTGACAAAACACATTTTCATAAATATTGTGGAAATAAAACATTTGTGTTTATGATTAATCTTATAGAAGCtgtttttttaagttaaaaaagtGCTTTTGAAAAGAGTGCTTACGTGATATATTCCAAAAAGGTTGACAGCGGCTCTGTGGCTTGGCAGAGCATGTGCTTGTACTCATCAACCAATTTAAGAGTGCATTTCTCCACAATTGTTGTTGTGTGCAAGGGAGAAGGTTCTGCAGATACATCAGAAAAAACCACAATTAGTAGTTTATAAAACAGAAACATTACAATGTACCCATCTAAGGGTCAGAAAACAAGTGACAACATAAACCAAAATCCAGACATATAGTTTAATACTCAAAAGAGACAAATTCACCATATTAatcaatcaaaaaaagaagcccACAAATCTGTGAAGGCATGAGTGAGAGGTTGTAACTTGTAGGTGTACAAATCTTTTCAGAAAATTGTTCACACCCCCAACCAAAAGTATAAAAGAACCAAATGAGACAGACatgacaaaatagaaaaaagtgaCTCTGAATTATTTTGTTGTAATGAAATATAGGAAACCATCCACCAGATGAAATCACTCTAGCGACAAATATAACATGTCAACATTTCATTTGATTTATCAAGTTTTTTATCTTTACAAGAAAAGTTGGGCCACTAAGGGATAACTCTTTCTACTTCCACAGGTTAGGGCACTCATGGTGGTGGAAGGTTCTGGGTCTGGGATGTGTTGGCAAAGTTCCTATACCGATGGGACTTACACTTGCTTTATAGACACATCTAAGGAGACTTTGACAAGTGTTCAGCAGCATCCAAA
Proteins encoded in this region:
- the LOC131300283 gene encoding V-type proton ATPase subunit d2 gives rise to the protein MYGFEAMTFNIHGGYLEAIVRGYRSGLLTAADYNNLCQCETLDDIKMHLSATEYGPYLQNEPSPLHTTTIVEKCTLKLVDEYKHMLCQATEPLSTFLEYITYGHMIDNVVLIVTGTLHERDVHELLEKCHPLGMFDSIATLAVAQNMRELYRLVLVDTPLAPYFSECITSEDLDDMNIEIMRNTLYKAYLEDFYRFCQKLGGATAEIMSDLLAFEADRRAVNITINSIGTELTRDDRKKLYSKFGLLYPYGHEELAVCEDIDQVRSAMEKYPPYQSIFAKLSYGESQMLDKAFYEEEVKRLCFAFEQQFHYAVFFAYMRLKEQEIRNLMWISECVAQNQKSRVHDSVVFIF